The DNA region GAtgatacaaaatatttatgaggTTGAACACTAACTTAAAGCAAGGAATCTTTACGTTTCATCCCTACGCCGACATCATTCTGTGAATAGTTTACTATCAACGAGATAATATCGTTATTTATACGATAAAGTATATtggcacctttaaaaaaaatactgaccCGGAATTCGGAATCTTGTTATAATTTTtaggtataaattatatttttgtaattttatgtttatCAAATATTTGATGTAAACTTGCTTATCGAGAATATAGATGTAGGGACGAAACGTTTATGATGCAATAATCTTCATACTAATTGTGGAGTAACAGAAAATAAATCAGCACACTGAACAATAAAAGTCTTTCACACTTAAGTCACAATCAATAGTATCAATACTGAACAAAGCTGGGTAACTAACTACACAAAAAACGTCGGTCACACATCATCAAAATCAACATCATTTGTGAAAGACAAAATGGGAGGATACTTTTTATTCAAACCGCCAATGACCGTTGGAACAACATGCATTATGTAAATATACCAGACGCTTTTCTGCTATATCCGCTTGAAAACTTGATTTAAAAAGGAAATAATAAATCTTGTCTTCTTAAAAAGGCGAGCTTCTTATCATTATTGTAGATGGCACGGACTTCAGCAGTCTCATTTTGTTTCATAATTCATAGGCGCGAATGACCAGGTGAAATAGTGAAGACTAGTATAAGCGGAAGACAAACTCTTCGACTTTAATTCAATCTTCAATAGCCGGGAACACACAGAGCGAGCATTCCGGCGAGAcaatttcctcgcgcacaaaGCGGCCAGTGTAGGCGGCGCGTGAGAGGTctcgcgcgtatgctcgctctgtgtggacccggctacTTACATAAATGCGAGAATGGGATAAAGTTTATCTAAAAGCTTTGGTTTATTACTATCTCTTTTCACTCTCAGAGCGCTTACTATAGTTcgtgtttttagcattagaaataaggtcaacaatcttgatgtgtcttttaattgagaaacacattttaaaaataagttacggcaaatatgtaacaattatgaatctaatgcgtgccgacaaacatggtatggactgtgccaagaaggtttgatcgtgtgttctgaggtgtgttcttaggtacagtcgacgtcaaagatatgtttacacttttgcaccttgcCAAACAGATGAtaagtaccgcgactatttagctgtctcaaataggttggcgtattttcggcagaaaaatacacttctatttttttattaaaaaaaataaaaaggcggcaagggcttctttctgtgaaaatatatacgtaagaacgttgcttttgtaaaatatttctattatatttatatttcttgcaccatttttgagaaaagcactatatatgactcggctggaaggctacttgctggcttcggattcaattaaacggactcccaaggtcgttcgtttaaaacgaatcctcagcctgcaagtagctacttccgagcctcgacaataatgtactattaacaaTAGTAActtttagggccagttgcaccaaccacatttgacagactgatcaacgtcagccggcgcgcccaggcgctttactatgaaactttccatacataaaaattttgcgaactctttaacgatacgaacagtttggtgcaaccgacacTTAATCATTTGGTCTTTGTGCATTTAGTAAATCAATCTCTGTAGTTACCTGTAAATCGGGCTGCATCCCAAGATCGTTGGGCCACATCTGGTGGTCGTCGCGGAAGAGCGAGTTGGTGAGCTCCATGGAGAGTCTCTTCTTGTAGTCGTGAGGCTTGTCCTCGGACATGCGGAACAGGACCGCGGCAGCGTACGTTGCTACTCCTGGGAACGGAGATTTCATGATATTAAGAACACACAAATGAcatattttaagaaaaaaaaatgcttgCATCTTTAACAACTAACGCGTCACGCACAGATGACGACGATTTGAATGTATATTCAtgtttgtattgtatgtatcaCGACGATATGAAAGTATATCCATTGTTttcaataaaaatcattgaGAAATTGCAAATAAGTCGCTTAGCTGAACCACGGGTCAGTGTACATAATggacataaatataaaataatagagCTTACCTTCGTTACGAGAATGCAGCAGTTCAGTGAGAGGCGCCGTGGCCCCTTCGGCCTCTATCATCTCGGCCCCTTCCTTGTCGGCCGCCAGCTCGCAGAGAACGCCAGCTGCCACGCGCTGGAAAATTTATAATTGGACAGTCTGACATAGGTTTGTTTTACTATCTATAAACATAACAGACAAAAATATTGGAACCTgattttaaactgttgtgaatactaatattgaataattttacggtttagactcacttgttttttgcGGCATGCCGGCAGTAGGTACTctatacacggccgtcgtgaacgctgctcgcactgttaatgcttgagaaaggagacctaggatCTCccaaacatgtcgcgcgagcgACTACAAATAAGTGCGTATAAACCGTAAAATTTCAATATTGGAACCTGCTGAGGTCTACTGACTATTCAGGAAATGTTATACATATTTCTCTAGGTACTTATACCACATTCCTTTCAAGTCTTCTCGATTCAGTTGCTAAACTTTGTTGAATTCTTATTAATAAGCAACCCGTTTCGCAAATTGTTGGGAAAGGCAATGGCTCGTTCAGAGGTTCGTTACCAAGCTACCGCTTTGCTAGAATTTGTTACCACACTCGACTGGTGTTGTATACAGATAAATCTTTCCGAATTATAGGTTAGCCAGTTAGGGCTCCACTTTATCTTGCGTGGCCATCTCAGATATTTTATCCTACCGAACCCTTCAATACGTTACGAACTGCGTTAGAATATAGATTCCCGTAAACGCCTACATGATTTGTTCCATGCAAACTCTGTAGGCGTAGGCGTCGCTCAGTCGCCTATTCCTGTATCTCCCGGAATGTATGTCcgtaagtttatttattttatttatttatttattactattcgGAGATCCAACAGTTGTTAACATGTTAATAGGCTTTATATAGGTATGTGATACAaaaagccaattacaggttctCACCAGTAAAAAAAAGTTACCGATTTCACCCCCACTGACCTGTATGTTCTCGATCTCGTTGAACAGTAGCTGCACGAAGATGGGCACGACGTTCTGCTGGCGGATGAGCTGGCGGTTGAGCCCCTCGCGGGCCAGGATGTGCAGGGCCCCCACGGCGCCCTCCACGATCTCCTCCATGCGCACGCCGTCGGCGTACGCGCCGCCCGTGCCGGTGCCGCCCGGCACTGAGGTGCGTTGCTGGAATTACAATATCATGTTTATTGAAGGTTACAAGTACGTCATAAAGATAGTCTGAACTACAGCTTCACAAATGGAAGGGAAAGCGATTCACATCCATCGTCATTTAAATAGGATTAGAGCTTCTAACAGGTTGTTAAAtcgggttatccgcagatggtctagaacgcaaaatgactagtgtgatgttttgcctaaatcgcaattagtctacatcgcaaacggcctagaacgcaaaatgcccactttttatatcaccacattttacataggtaggttaagttcgttaggtatcttcaaatggccgaaggccaatcagcacagaataggagccccgcggaagcgggtctccgtcgacatcgctataaagttaagataaaacggaaaaaataattggGGCATTTTGTGTTTTAGACCATCTGCGAATAACCCGTTAAATCTCGATATTCGATATAGATAATTCGATAGTCTCCGTACGCTGTGTAAGTCGCACTATAGAAATCAGATACATGTTCATAGTATAGCCAAACTTGACAACCCCGAACGCAGCGCATCCAATCGCATTTagacttagaggatataaccaacggagacgccatgtctaaaattttcggtacaaaatagtctgccgttttttgcaagggaggggcacatcaaatgtataggtacgtcatgtcagataaacgtcagtccatacatatggttgacatgtggttgaccattggccgcctattttcgacagaggggaacgcctgttaatggcggctccattgttaattactccgagcatttagacgatgcgagaactcgcatgcgagtttcattacattgtgggttttgatcggtcggttgaattggacatgaccaacagtccgcaatgtaactaaaatcgcatgcagttcgcgcgccgtctaaatcagcctcgGCCACGAGAGACACATGCACGCTCGGAGCGTGCGTCCCATGGCCCTCTTAGTAGCTAGAATGTTAAAACAGCTAGTTGTCTTACCCGCTGCGTGTCGTTGAAGGCGCGCATGAGCAGACGCACTAGATGGTGCACGGCGCCGTGCTCGCGCAGCGGCGCGTGGTTGGCCGGGCACAGCGCCAGGTTGCGCACCAGCCCCACCACCGCCTTCACCAGCGGCCAGCGCGACGGCGGCGACAGCAGCTTCACGATCACCTGGGAAATGAGTGAAATGGCACAGTTATTAGATATGCAACGTCATCGCCCATCGGTAATAGTTCCATTGCTATCAGCTATTGCAATTCCAAGTTTGACATGAACACATTCCCGTTCCGATTCTGgtaatggagcattccatgaaattgtctaccgtttgtcccgtacaaacgcgaattatctgaagatttgcaggtataagagtttccttttctatgacaaatgttcaaaaatttgcacagtaatataatcgcctgctttaaattccgaaaaaaaagtcgcaacacgggaaataaaatgcgtttgtacgggacagcctgTGGAATGCTCCTAATACCGCGACCCTGGTGCCGTGCGGCGCATATTGTGTCGATACGTACCTACGCCGTACGTGCGTTAAGGACGCAACTATAAGTTAGAacgagaaagagatattttgACCGCACCAAGGTTGCTGCCCGATGCTGCTTGGCGACCGGAGGCATATGGCGACCTGACTTGAACACAGTAGCCACAGTCACATTTTATTTCGATGGTTTCGATATATTCGAACTTTCTTTCTAGTAATAAAAGTCCCTACTATTGTTAATACTGACCGGCAAGCCGTAGTGCAGCCGCACGGCGTTCTGCGCCATCTCGCTCTCGACGTGGCGCGAGGTGAGGTGGCGCAGCGCGCACACGGCCGGCTCCGTGATCTCCTCGCGGTCGCCCGCCGACACCACCGTGCGCACCAGCGCGTCCACGCCGCCAGCTTGGCAGACGGTCACCTGAGGAATTATTTGATAGAATTAATACTTAAAATGTCTGGGGCCATAACTGGCCACGCCTCAATTAAACAAGCACCTATTTACCCTACGTGTTACAAACAGCGCCCTCTGCAGagcatgcatggaggcagaggagacagccgcccacgtcattctTGAATGCGCAGGGGTGGCAgaataccgggcacaacacctcggctcaccggggtctctcccagaagtcgtcgtcaaatgtctgctaggcttcttggtatagttgggttggcaagaatagtgccgccaacccaccatgcaaaataggcgcaataatatgacgtcgagttgcggaaatcAAGCCCGCGAGAACCTATAACCTCCTTAAAATGTCGGACAAGTAAATGTATAAAAGAGGCCAGCTATACCTTTTCACGCCAATTCTCAGAGAAACGCGCGGAACTGCTACCTTAAGGCAATGTTTCATAACCCAAAAGACAATTTCAACACTCATTAAACAATGTACGACGGAATTGCCGCATAACTGGTCTAGGAACCGATGCCTTGAAGGTGCTGCTAGGTGGAGTTGTCCGCGCGGACGTTGTATCGCGAGGCACGTGACGTACGGCGAATGGATACTTTGCTGGCCTAGGCTGGCAATgtcgcatgaaaatccattcaaattttatttacacCTACATGATGTGCAGCCAATTATCACAAATATAAAGACATCAGTTTTGCGTATGTTGAGGAAACATAATAGTAATATGCAAGTTTGTCTGCAagacaaatattaaataaaataacccATCATAAGTTCACTCTTATTTGACAATCGGTGAGCCTTACTTCTTTGCAATAAGTTTCCGAATGGTCCGTGAACAGTACGAACAATGGTACATTTCTCTTACCTTATTGCGTTGGTTGTTGCAGGTCAAGTTGGACAGGATGCCAGCTGCGCAGGTGACGATGTTGACGTCGGTGGAGGCCAACACCTGTACCAGGCTGGAAAGCAGGTTTTCCAGCCCCTCGACCTGGGGAAACGTCAACTATCACCAATATTCAAGTTGTTTATTAAGCTTAAACTAGCAATATTAATGTAAGTTTTACAGTTGCAGAGTTATTAATATCTAGAATATAACTTAGGTCGTCATTCAAttatattctaattttttttaatatatagtTATTGCAATCtttggtctccatcatcagattagcttGATTTACCTTTTCGACGCCAATGACGGAAATATCCGCAAcgtaggtccaacgccaaagacggattccATTACAGACCACAGCAACATAGATCTACGTGCGTATGCATAAACTTTCATTAAGACACTTCGATGACGTGGCGTCTGAGTAACAGCTTTTGAGTTTGACACGGCGTCAACTGTTAATTGATTATGTTAGTAATAGTAAACAatcaataatattattgtataCAATCCTAGTAACGAACACAtcaagttaaaaaaatactctGAAACTAAACCAATAACATATGAACTAGATCAATAACAGATTCTGTCACGGAATCTGTCCAGCTTTATATTTGTTTTACCTTAGTGGCAGCGTCGGACAGGTTCCTCAAGGTCCAGAGGCAGTTCTGCACGAGGCGGCCGCTCGGGTTGCCGAGGTGCATGGCGAGCGCCTGCATGCCGCCGGCCTCCACGATTGCCGGCTTATTGCTCGAGCACACGGAAAGGACCtggtaaaattgttaaaaaCCAATATTGTATAAAAAACATCTTGACTTGGACTCTCAGACCAACATACTTGGACTGAATGTAGATGTACTGACAAAAATTGAGAAAGGTATGTTGAGATGGTTTGGCCATGcggaaagaatgagtgaaagaaggctaacAAAGAAAGTGGTGGGAGTGAAAGGGGTAGACCTCaccggactttctctgatcagatcggggaaatcctgaagaaaggccaggtcaagagcaccctaaactggcgagcgtgtatgaggaatgttatgaaagtgaaggaagggAAAGATGTCAGGActgtagcaagtggaaatccgtggtctctaccTACCCCTCCGGAAAATAGGCGTGACTTtatgtacgtatgtatgtacTTCTCGACTTGAACGCCTATCATGTGCGGCGCGTTATCGTAAACCttatgcacgaaggttgatattgggatGTAGCCTGTAGTCGCACGCATCATTTGACGTCTTTAGTCTTAGGTGGTCAAAAGCAGACAGACACATACAACTGGCACTCAGTTGAGCCAATAACATCAGGTCTCTGAATTAGTAAAATAATTGTATACAGCATGCATTTATAGTACTTAGATACTTCTAAACATTGAATATGTAAATATGGAAACATTATAACAAATTTGCTAAAAACGGAAACATTTACCTTCAAAACTCTTGAAGTAGTCCACAACAACTTTTCGTAATCGTAAGAGCGCATGATTCGCACTAATTCGATCGGTCCCTGAGACGCGAGGATGATCAACTTCGATTCCTGATTCCCATAGGCCAAGATCTGGAGGCAATCAGTCACAATGGCTAGGAACTTGACGTTGTTCCTCTGAAGTAACGCCACCATCTTCTGAAGGCCGCCGGCCAAGCGTACGGCCATCTTGGAACCATCTTGATGCAAGAGTAGGTTATGGAGGGTGGTGATAGCGTAGAATAAGACGGATTCCACAGGAGAGCTTAGTAGTTTGACGAGAGCGGGTATTCCGCCGCTCTTGAAGATAGCGAGTAAGCCTTGACGGTGGTGCGACAAGTTATGCAAGGTCCCGACGGCTCCCTTGGTGGTCTCAAGGTCGTTGCTGTTGGATATGGCGCGGACCAAGGCGGCCACCATTTGAGGAGAGTTCATGATGGCGTGGCGGGAGGCTTCCTTCTTCGAGAGCTGGTGGACCATCATGGCAGCTTGAGATACTACAACTTGATCTTCGTCATTCAAGAGCTTGATCAACTCGGGAATGGCTCTGAAAGTGATAATTCGGAATGTTCAATCTGATTAAGTCTATACAAGGCAAAGGCACATTTATCAACcataattatgaaatttatgaaTTATTTCCAAAGGGCTTcaattttgtgaaattcttgACACACTTGCCTTTTTCTTATTTAAGCTAAGGGTCCCTGAATAAGTATCTTTTATCACAAGTTCTAACTTCTAACTAGGCTATCACCCTGAGTATTTAAAGTTACGTAAGTAATTAATtaagggtcacttgcaccattccactaactcggggttaaccagttaattctggagttaccatagatatcagtacaatttgacactgggttaacggtttaaccacttaatcccgggttaatgggatggtgcaaatggcgctaAGATAGTTAAAATTGTTTATTATCACAAAAAGTTTTGCACTGAAATTTAATATTGCTTATGTGCAATAGTATCTTTTTGTTGCAGTTGAAACGCTTCTACATTTTGTTTACCTGGTAGCCAAATCAGCATCATCCTGATAGTTGATCAGGTTGACAACAGCATGCTTCAACATCTGCGAGGGCTCC from Cydia fagiglandana chromosome 6, ilCydFagi1.1, whole genome shotgun sequence includes:
- the LOC134665035 gene encoding armadillo segment polarity protein isoform X1; amino-acid sequence: MSYQIPTSQSRTMSHSNYGGSDVPMAPSKEQQTLLWQQNSYLVDSGINSGAATQVPSLTGKEDDEMEGDQLMFDLDQGFAQGFTQEQVEDMNQQLSQTRSQRVRAAMFPETLEEGIEIPSTQLDPAQPTAVQRLSEPSQMLKHAVVNLINYQDDADLATRAIPELIKLLNDEDQVVVSQAAMMVHQLSKKEASRHAIMNSPQMVAALVRAISNSNDLETTKGAVGTLHNLSHHRQGLLAIFKSGGIPALVKLLSSPVESVLFYAITTLHNLLLHQDGSKMAVRLAGGLQKMVALLQRNNVKFLAIVTDCLQILAYGNQESKLIILASQGPIELVRIMRSYDYEKLLWTTSRVLKVLSVCSSNKPAIVEAGGMQALAMHLGNPSGRLVQNCLWTLRNLSDAATKLTFPQVEGLENLLSSLVQVLASTDVNIVTCAAGILSNLTCNNQRNKVTVCQAGGVDALVRTVVSAGDREEITEPAVCALRHLTSRHVESEMAQNAVRLHYGLPVIVKLLSPPSRWPLVKAVVGLVRNLALCPANHAPLREHGAVHHLVRLLMRAFNDTQRQRTSVPGGTGTGGAYADGVRMEEIVEGAVGALHILAREGLNRQLIRQQNVVPIFVQLLFNEIENIQRVAAGVLCELAADKEGAEMIEAEGATAPLTELLHSRNEGVATYAAAVLFRMSEDKPHDYKKRLSMELTNSLFRDDHQMWPNDLGMQPDLQDMLGPEQGYEGLYGTRPSFHQQGYDQIPIDSMQGLEIGSGFGMDMDIGDTEGAGAASADLAFPEPPHDNNNVAAWYDTDL
- the LOC134665035 gene encoding armadillo segment polarity protein isoform X4, which gives rise to MSYQIPTSQSRTMSHSNYGGSDVPMAPSKEQQTLLWQQNSYLVDSGINSGAATQVPSLTGKEDDEMEGDQLMFDLDQGFAQGFTQEQVEDMNQQLSQTRSQRVRAAMFPETLEEGIEIPSTQLDPAQPTAVQRLSEPSQMLKHAVVNLINYQDDADLATRAIPELIKLLNDEDQVVVSQAAMMVHQLSKKEASRHAIMNSPQMVAALVRAISNSNDLETTKGAVGTLHNLSHHRQGLLAIFKSGGIPALVKLLSSPVESVLFYAITTLHNLLLHQDGSKMAVRLAGGLQKMVALLQRNNVKFLAIVTDCLQILAYGNQESKLIILASQGPIELVRIMRSYDYEKLLWTTSRVLKVLSVCSSNKPAIVEAGGMQALAMHLGNPSGRLVQNCLWTLRNLSDAATKLTFPQVEGLENLLSSLVQVLASTDVNIVTCAAGILSNLTCNNQRNKVTVCQAGGVDALVRTVVSAGDREEITEPAVCALRHLTSRHVESEMAQNAVRLHYGLPVIVKLLSPPSRWPLVKAVVGLVRNLALCPANHAPLREHGAVHHLVRLLMRAFNDTQRQRTSVPGGTGTGGAYADGVRMEEIVEGAVGALHILAREGLNRQLIRQQNVVPIFVQLLFNEIENIQRVAAGVLCELAADKEGAEMIEAEGATAPLTELLHSRNEGVATYAAAVLFRMSEDKPHDYKKRLSMELTNSLFRDDHQMWPNDLGMQPDLQLNPGPIYH
- the LOC134665035 gene encoding armadillo segment polarity protein isoform X3; the encoded protein is MSYQIPTSQSRTMSHSNYGGSDVPMAPSKEQQTLLWQQNSYLVDSGINSGAATQVPSLTGKEDDEMEGDQLMFDLDQGFAQGFTQEQVEDMNQQLSQTRSQRVRAAMFPETLEEGIEIPSTQLDPAQPTAVQRLSEPSQMLKHAVVNLINYQDDADLATRAIPELIKLLNDEDQVVVSQAAMMVHQLSKKEASRHAIMNSPQMVAALVRAISNSNDLETTKGAVGTLHNLSHHRQGLLAIFKSGGIPALVKLLSSPVESVLFYAITTLHNLLLHQDGSKMAVRLAGGLQKMVALLQRNNVKFLAIVTDCLQILAYGNQESKLIILASQGPIELVRIMRSYDYEKLLWTTSRVLKVLSVCSSNKPAIVEAGGMQALAMHLGNPSGRLVQNCLWTLRNLSDAATKLTFPQVEGLENLLSSLVQVLASTDVNIVTCAAGILSNLTCNNQRNKVTVCQAGGVDALVRTVVSAGDREEITEPAVCALRHLTSRHVESEMAQNAVRLHYGLPVIVKLLSPPSRWPLVKAVVGLVRNLALCPANHAPLREHGAVHHLVRLLMRAFNDTQRQRTSVPGGTGTGGAYADGVRMEEIVEGAVGALHILAREGLNRQLIRQQNVVPIFVQLLFNEIENIQRVAAGVLCELAADKEGAEMIEAEGATAPLTELLHSRNEGVATYAAAVLFRMSEDKPHDYKKRLSMELTNSLFRDDHQMWPNDLGMQPDLQDMLGPEQGYEGLYGTRPSFHQQA
- the LOC134665035 gene encoding armadillo segment polarity protein isoform X2, whose product is MSYQIPTSQSRTMSHSNYGGSDVPMAPSKEQQTLLWQQNSYLVDSGINSGAATQVPSLTGKEDDEMEGDQLMFDLDQGFAQGFTQEQVEDMNQQLSQTRSQRVRAAMFPETLEEGIEIPSTQLDPAQPTAVQRLSEPSQMLKHAVVNLINYQDDADLATRAIPELIKLLNDEDQVVVSQAAMMVHQLSKKEASRHAIMNSPQMVAALVRAISNSNDLETTKGAVGTLHNLSHHRQGLLAIFKSGGIPALVKLLSSPVESVLFYAITTLHNLLLHQDGSKMAVRLAGGLQKMVALLQRNNVKFLAIVTDCLQILAYGNQESKLIILASQGPIELVRIMRSYDYEKLLWTTSRVLKVLSVCSSNKPAIVEAGGMQALAMHLGNPSGRLVQNCLWTLRNLSDAATKVEGLENLLSSLVQVLASTDVNIVTCAAGILSNLTCNNQRNKVTVCQAGGVDALVRTVVSAGDREEITEPAVCALRHLTSRHVESEMAQNAVRLHYGLPVIVKLLSPPSRWPLVKAVVGLVRNLALCPANHAPLREHGAVHHLVRLLMRAFNDTQRQRTSVPGGTGTGGAYADGVRMEEIVEGAVGALHILAREGLNRQLIRQQNVVPIFVQLLFNEIENIQRVAAGVLCELAADKEGAEMIEAEGATAPLTELLHSRNEGVATYAAAVLFRMSEDKPHDYKKRLSMELTNSLFRDDHQMWPNDLGMQPDLQDMLGPEQGYEGLYGTRPSFHQQGYDQIPIDSMQGLEIGSGFGMDMDIGDTEGAGAASADLAFPEPPHDNNNVAAWYDTDL